TCAGTTTGCTACAATTACTTTTCACTTCTGACTTGAACGTACAAGGAAAAGTTGGAATCCAAAATATCTCCCTTTACCGCCGCATCAAATGTGAATCAATTAGAGAGACGGCAACGTTGGCGCGCAAGAGAAATCAATACACGGAGAGTGAAGCAGCTGCCGCTTACATGTGCGGTTAGAGCAGCAGCAACACACACAAAGAGCGAGCTGGCCAACATCCAGCAAGGTAAACATGATCTTTTCAAGGCACACATGAACCAAGCACACCATACTGGCACATGACCATAGTGACGGACAACCGTAGTagaacttcacggaacatctcgGAAGATGACGTATAGATGTAGTGGGATTTCATGGAACATCTCTGAAACCATGCAAAAATTTGACTGTCAAAACAATAGTTATGCACAAAGTTGAATTAGAGCCATGAACAAACAATAGCTGGATTTTTACCTGTTCCCAGCAGCAGCAGGGGCAATCGGCGGGGTGAGACACATTGCTGCGCATAGAGAAAAGCAGAGGACAGGAGGCGCACTGGGTCCTGTGGCGGCACCAAGCGAAGGTGCATCACAATTTCCCAGGTAGCATCGTATCTGGCATGGCTACCAGTAGACAAAGAAACAAATTGTATGAAATATGTACAAGTAGAACTAACAAAACTATTCATTTGTAGTATCAAAATGGGCGAAATATGTGTTTGTACGTACAAGCTGTAGACAAACACTATTTTTTGCAGAAATATTAGTTACCTGATACACACAGGAGGCACTGCACATATGTATCCTTTCTTTTGAAGTAAACATGAAGTGCAGCTAGCCCATCTGCAGCAAGTCGAGGTTCAGCTATAGGTAGCAGTATCCTAGTCGTTGAGTTTATCTGAACCCACGGTTGCGGTCATAACTGAACCGTTTTAAACAATTATACTTGGACGTCTCAAGATAAACAAGGTGAACTTCGATTAGATGTAGTCACGCGTCGGGGATGAGCAAAAGGTTGGGATCTAGTTGGGGGTTAATTTCATTATTCCAGCAGCAGAGTGTTTCCATCAACTGCACACAGAGAACCTCTCTTCAAGAGACATCcagagagcttggaactcttcAGTTTTTGTTCACGGAACAACATAGTCAAATTTTCAGCCGCATGATAGGGCAGAAAAAATTATGATGAAGGTCAACATCATCAGCTAAGAAGGTCATCTCTTGGTCTAAGGTGAAGGTGGTAAGGGGATGGACAGACATGCATCATGCACCTGACTTTTTCAACATCTGACCTTCATGATTGTCCCTGTGACAATGGCTTTTCAGTTTTCTTCATAAAATGGAGCTCTTTCCCCCCTTTTGATTCAAACTTTGAACTTCTGTTAAAATGTGTACATAATCATCAACGTCAACATCTCTAAATTGCAGCAGTAACAACCACTTGAGCTTCTGTCAAAAACTTCTCTGGACTACAACCTAGACACAAAAAAGCATACCTTTTTGTTTGGGGTATATACACAAACAGTTTATGTGCACGGGGTAGCTCAATGCGGAGACTGCCAGGCGCAGGGGACTGGATCGAAGGTGGCAGTAGCATGGAGGAAGAGGGCAACAACATCATGGAGGAAGAGGGGCGACAGTGATGACTAGGTTGTGCGTGGTGGCACTGCTCCGCACAGTGGTGCCCGGGCCAGGAGGCCGGCCGGGAGGAGGAAGGTGGTAGTGCGCGGTGGCGTGCGTAGCTCTCACGCCGGCGGTGGGAGA
The Triticum urartu cultivar G1812 unplaced genomic scaffold, Tu2.1 TuUngrouped_contig_4044, whole genome shotgun sequence genome window above contains:
- the LOC125527485 gene encoding uncharacterized protein LOC125527485 isoform X1, translating into MAFLLSHRRRESYARHRALPPSSSRPASWPGHHCAEQCHHAQPSHHCRPSSSMMLLPSSSMLLPPSIQSPAPGSLRIELPRAHKLFVYIPQTKSHARYDATWEIVMHLRLVPPQDPVRLLSSAFLYAQQCVSPRRLPLLLLGTEMFHEIPLHLYVIFRDVP
- the LOC125527485 gene encoding uncharacterized protein LOC125527485 isoform X2 codes for the protein MAFLLSHRRRESYARHRALPPSSSRPASWPGHHCAEQCHHAQPSHHCRPSSSMMLLPSSSMLLPPSIQSPAPGSLRIELPRAHKLFVYIPQTKRYDATWEIVMHLRLVPPQDPVRLLSSAFLYAQQCVSPRRLPLLLLGTEMFHEIPLHLYVIFRDVP